The proteins below come from a single Candidatus Zixiibacteriota bacterium genomic window:
- the smpB gene encoding SsrA-binding protein SmpB produces the protein MEQRTPQIRMIAQNRRARRDFEILSTVEAGIELRGSEVKSLREGKVNLADAYAAIEGGQVVLRNLHIPKYKMATHDTLDPDRPRRLLLHRQEIRKLTARTVQRGMTLIPLALYFKGKRAKVELGLAVGRKKYDKRDAIAKAEADRRIKQALKKDLR, from the coding sequence ATGGAACAGCGGACGCCACAGATTCGGATGATCGCCCAAAACCGGCGCGCCCGGCGGGATTTCGAGATCCTCTCGACGGTCGAAGCCGGCATAGAACTGCGCGGCAGCGAAGTGAAGTCGCTTCGCGAGGGCAAGGTCAATCTTGCCGACGCCTACGCGGCGATCGAAGGCGGACAGGTTGTCCTGCGCAATCTGCATATTCCGAAGTACAAGATGGCGACGCACGATACGCTCGATCCAGACCGTCCGCGACGGCTTTTGCTTCATCGGCAGGAGATCCGCAAACTGACCGCGCGGACGGTGCAGCGGGGCATGACCCTGATACCGCTGGCGTTGTATTTCAAGGGCAAGCGCGCCAAGGTCGAACTGGGACTGGCGGTCGGGCGTAAAAAGTACGATAAGCGCGACGCGATCGCCAAAGCCGAGGCAGATCGTCGCATCAAGCAGGCACTGAAAAAGGACCTTCGATAA
- the tolB gene encoding Tol-Pal system beta propeller repeat protein TolB encodes MKFGLAVWATLVILAGSAAAQDTSVRTIPFDTISGGFRAIPVAVDNMKPATSDPISADDSLLMQYVVRVIQNDLDFYADFELIPLDPFYMETYELTELDIGGWQRLGADYVVKLDGSFPGANMRVTWRLYDTRSRREIADGHFDYHRQFWRLLAHDVANQVVQEMTGDPGIFRTKIAYIKKIGQAKELFMADYDGANEKQLTNNKSINVSPAFAPDAEHVYFTSYKGGSPQLYRVDVNTGEERKIGDFPGSVTAPSVSPDGKKIACVLSKDGDHEIYVLDLEGRIIKRVTRHPAIESSPTWSPDGRYIAYSSDRTGSPQIYISDADGIETRRLTFAGGYNDSPIWSHRGDRITFVSRTPRGRFDLASIDTSGYDYRIMTQLGTNENPHFSPDGKHIVFSSTRLSGGDIFTMDLSGRNQRRLTSEGNVTNPAWGPLPRR; translated from the coding sequence ATGAAATTCGGTCTGGCAGTCTGGGCAACACTCGTCATCCTGGCCGGCAGCGCAGCCGCTCAGGACACGAGCGTCCGCACCATTCCCTTTGACACCATCTCCGGCGGTTTCCGTGCCATCCCGGTGGCGGTTGACAACATGAAACCCGCGACCTCGGATCCGATCTCCGCCGACGACTCCCTGCTGATGCAGTACGTGGTGCGTGTGATTCAAAACGACCTGGATTTCTACGCGGACTTCGAGCTGATCCCGCTCGATCCGTTCTACATGGAAACGTACGAATTGACCGAGCTCGATATCGGCGGATGGCAGCGCCTCGGCGCTGATTATGTCGTGAAGCTCGACGGCTCCTTCCCCGGCGCCAACATGCGCGTCACATGGCGGCTGTATGATACTCGCTCTCGACGGGAGATCGCCGACGGTCATTTCGACTATCATCGCCAGTTCTGGCGACTGCTGGCTCACGATGTCGCCAATCAGGTGGTGCAGGAAATGACCGGCGACCCGGGCATTTTCCGCACGAAGATCGCGTATATCAAAAAGATCGGCCAGGCCAAAGAGCTGTTTATGGCGGACTACGACGGGGCCAACGAAAAGCAACTGACCAATAATAAATCGATCAACGTGTCTCCCGCCTTCGCCCCCGACGCCGAACACGTCTATTTCACCAGCTACAAAGGCGGTTCGCCGCAGTTGTACCGGGTCGATGTGAATACCGGCGAGGAACGGAAAATCGGCGATTTCCCGGGATCGGTAACCGCGCCGTCCGTTTCGCCCGATGGCAAGAAAATCGCCTGTGTACTTTCGAAAGACGGCGACCACGAAATCTACGTGCTGGATCTCGAAGGTCGTATCATCAAGCGTGTGACGCGACATCCGGCAATCGAGTCGTCTCCCACCTGGTCCCCCGACGGTCGTTATATCGCGTATTCGTCGGACCGGACGGGATCGCCCCAGATCTACATTTCGGACGCCGACGGTATCGAGACGCGTCGGTTGACGTTCGCCGGAGGATATAACGACTCGCCGATCTGGTCGCATCGCGGTGATAGAATCACCTTTGTCTCTCGCACGCCGCGCGGACGGTTCGACCTGGCCTCGATCGATACGTCAGGATACGACTACCGCATCATGACCCAGCTCGGCACGAACGAAAATCCCCACTTCTCCCCCGACGGCAAGCACATCGTCTTCAGTTCCACACGCCTGAGCGGAGGAGATATTTTTACGATGGATTTGTCGGGACGCAACCAGCGGCGACTGACTTCCGAAGGAAACGTCACAAATCCGGCCTGGGGGCCGCTTCCGAGGCGGTGA
- the pal gene encoding peptidoglycan-associated lipoprotein Pal, producing the protein MKKALFLLLGATFLMAVLAGCPGKTPPPPPEEPTPVVQDTTPEPPPPPPPPPPPPPELKESQLETVYFDFDKFNLRPDAMTSLDKNYEKLVEFPNAMLMLEGHCDERGTVEYNIALGEKRANAVKKYLVDRGINAARLSTISYGEERPADNGHTEAAWAKNRRVEFRIISQ; encoded by the coding sequence ATGAAGAAAGCGCTTTTTCTGTTACTGGGTGCCACTTTTCTGATGGCGGTTCTCGCCGGCTGCCCGGGGAAGACCCCTCCGCCGCCGCCCGAAGAACCTACTCCGGTAGTACAGGATACGACTCCGGAACCGCCGCCGCCTCCGCCGCCGCCGCCACCGCCGCCGCCGGAGTTGAAAGAATCACAGCTCGAAACCGTGTATTTCGATTTCGACAAGTTCAACCTCCGCCCCGATGCAATGACGTCGCTGGATAAAAACTACGAGAAACTCGTGGAATTTCCGAATGCGATGCTGATGCTCGAGGGACACTGCGATGAGCGCGGCACCGTCGAGTATAACATCGCGCTCGGCGAGAAACGCGCCAACGCGGTGAAGAAATACCTCGTGGACCGCGGAATCAATGCGGCTCGCCTGTCGACGATCAGCTATGGCGAAGAGCGTCCGGCCGACAACGGCCACACCGAGGCCGCCTGGGCCAAGAACCGTCGCGTCGAGTTCCGCATTATCTCGCAGTAG
- the murI gene encoding glutamate racemase, translating to MDAPIGIFDSGVGGLTVAREVFKLLPYEDVVYFGDVGRTPYGPRSKEIITRFTAQDIAFLLEQKVKFIVCACNTASSVALDQIAGNYTIDMVGVIHPGVAAALEKTKNGRIGVIGTNATISSNAYARVIHENDPDIKVFSLACPLFVPLAEEGYIKKATYLIAQDYLQTMHDVEIDTLILGCTHYPLLKDVIAEVMGDTVVLIDSGEETARVVYRRLTESSLLHSRASQHPRVEGEHKFYVSDVPEKFTQVASRFLGWNIDKVTRIDIGQY from the coding sequence ATGGATGCACCAATCGGCATTTTCGACAGCGGTGTCGGCGGACTGACGGTGGCCCGCGAAGTTTTCAAGCTGCTGCCGTACGAGGACGTGGTTTATTTCGGCGATGTCGGCCGCACACCGTACGGTCCGCGTTCCAAGGAGATTATCACCCGGTTTACGGCGCAGGATATCGCCTTTCTTCTGGAGCAGAAAGTCAAGTTCATCGTGTGCGCCTGCAACACGGCGTCGTCGGTGGCGCTGGACCAGATCGCGGGAAACTACACGATCGATATGGTGGGGGTCATTCATCCCGGTGTCGCGGCCGCGCTGGAGAAAACGAAAAACGGCCGGATCGGCGTTATCGGCACCAACGCAACGATCAGCTCAAACGCCTACGCGCGCGTTATCCATGAAAACGACCCGGATATCAAAGTCTTCTCGCTGGCCTGTCCGCTGTTCGTGCCGCTGGCCGAGGAAGGATATATCAAAAAAGCGACCTACCTGATCGCGCAGGACTACCTGCAGACGATGCACGATGTCGAGATCGACACGCTGATACTCGGCTGCACGCATTATCCGTTGCTGAAGGACGTGATTGCCGAGGTGATGGGGGACACGGTCGTGCTTATCGACAGCGGCGAGGAGACCGCGCGGGTGGTGTACCGTCGGCTGACCGAATCCAGCCTGCTGCATTCGCGCGCGTCGCAGCATCCCCGGGTGGAGGGGGAGCACAAGTTCTACGTGTCCGATGTTCCGGAGAAGTTCACGCAAGTGGCGAGCCGGTTTCTGGGGTGGAATATCGACAAGGTGACGCGGATAGATATAGGGCAGTACTAG
- a CDS encoding polyhydroxyalkanoate synthesis regulator DNA-binding domain-containing protein, with protein sequence MRVIKRYKNRRLYDTRTSRTITQFELARMIEEGEQVQVLDSATGKDITPTVLGRVMAGQSGLWSDVTEATQFLHNAIQLGKDTSMSILKNTVLASIGLFNVTKAKAEKIIDDLIKKGEVDKSDRKAAIMELLDKAEKSTDSFRKKVIEEADKAQKGVSKFAKENIWVRPADLAKLDGKITRLTKRVRELEEKVAALHPDK encoded by the coding sequence ATGCGCGTTATCAAACGGTATAAAAACCGGCGGCTGTACGACACCCGGACCAGTCGCACGATCACGCAGTTCGAGCTGGCCCGGATGATCGAAGAAGGCGAGCAGGTCCAGGTGCTCGACTCGGCCACCGGCAAAGACATCACGCCCACCGTGCTGGGACGGGTCATGGCCGGCCAGTCGGGCCTGTGGAGCGATGTCACCGAAGCGACTCAATTTCTGCATAATGCCATACAATTGGGAAAGGATACCTCCATGTCGATCCTCAAAAACACGGTTCTGGCCTCGATCGGTCTGTTCAACGTGACCAAGGCGAAGGCCGAGAAGATTATCGACGACCTCATCAAGAAGGGCGAAGTCGACAAGTCCGACCGCAAAGCGGCCATCATGGAACTGCTCGACAAGGCCGAAAAATCGACCGACTCCTTCCGGAAAAAGGTCATCGAGGAAGCCGACAAAGCCCAGAAGGGCGTGTCCAAATTCGCCAAAGAGAACATCTGGGTCCGCCCGGCCGATTTGGCGAAGCTTGACGGCAAGATCACCCGCCTGACCAAGCGCGTGCGTGAACTCGAAGAAAAAGTCGCCGCCCTGCACCCGGACAAATAA
- a CDS encoding response regulator, whose product MANNVATQQARVLVVDDEPEITDIVETFLTESGYAVSVENAPQNALNTIRQFKPDLVLLDIMMPQVDGYSICNELKKDPTLSHIPVIFLTGKDRNDDMGRSFKVGGDMFIKKPFSCERLLEIVNIVIMSTGKR is encoded by the coding sequence ATGGCCAACAACGTAGCAACACAGCAGGCCCGCGTTCTCGTTGTCGACGATGAGCCGGAAATCACCGATATCGTCGAAACCTTTCTGACCGAGTCGGGCTACGCGGTGAGTGTCGAAAACGCGCCCCAGAACGCGCTGAACACCATCCGCCAATTCAAACCCGACCTCGTCCTGCTCGATATCATGATGCCGCAGGTCGACGGCTACAGCATCTGCAACGAACTCAAAAAAGACCCCACCCTCTCCCATATACCGGTGATCTTTTTGACCGGGAAAGACCGCAACGACGACATGGGACGCTCGTTCAAGGTCGGCGGAGACATGTTCATCAAAAAGCCGTTCTCCTGCGAACGGCTGCTCGAAATCGTCAATATCGTCATCATGTCGACCGGCAAACGCTGA
- a CDS encoding response regulator translates to MRQDSAAKKASILVIDDDPMITRLVATVLESDGHVIHTANGGREGLSQARALSPDLIFVDITMPDMSGYEVTRQLKEDTALRDTPVIYLTGRPPAEDGGRSFSTGGLAFIRKPFSPRQLKDLVRVTLMSVSD, encoded by the coding sequence ATGCGTCAGGACTCCGCTGCGAAAAAAGCATCGATCCTGGTCATCGACGACGATCCGATGATCACCCGGCTGGTGGCGACCGTGCTTGAATCGGACGGTCATGTCATCCATACGGCGAACGGCGGACGCGAGGGGCTGTCGCAGGCTCGCGCGTTATCGCCCGATCTCATCTTTGTCGACATCACCATGCCCGACATGTCGGGATACGAGGTTACCCGGCAGCTGAAAGAGGATACGGCGCTCCGTGATACGCCCGTGATATACCTCACCGGACGCCCGCCGGCGGAGGATGGCGGTCGGTCCTTTTCCACTGGGGGACTGGCGTTTATACGGAAGCCGTTCTCCCCGAGGCAGCTCAAGGACCTCGTCCGGGTGACCCTGATGTCGGTTTCGGACTGA
- a CDS encoding XTP/dITP diphosphatase, translated as MQLVLATNNKDKIREIKDLLDDLPISIFTRDDFLEFPDPKEHGATLEENAIIKATAIRDFCGMPSLADDSGLEVDALDGAPGVYSSRYAGENCTYADNNRKLLRELTGVPDRKRTARFCCVIAIAWVDGSVETVEGVAEGRIAEDVTGREGFGYDPVFYYPPAKKRFAEMTLDEKNLVSHRGIALEKARDLLIERLNENLPDDIYEL; from the coding sequence ATGCAACTCGTTCTGGCGACGAATAACAAAGACAAAATCCGGGAGATCAAAGACCTGCTCGATGATCTGCCGATCTCGATTTTCACCCGCGATGACTTTCTCGAGTTTCCCGATCCCAAAGAACACGGCGCGACGCTCGAAGAAAACGCGATTATCAAGGCGACCGCAATCCGCGACTTCTGCGGGATGCCGTCGCTGGCCGATGATTCCGGGCTCGAGGTGGACGCGCTTGACGGGGCGCCCGGCGTGTACAGCTCCCGTTACGCAGGGGAGAACTGCACCTATGCGGACAACAACCGCAAGCTGCTGCGCGAGCTGACCGGGGTGCCGGACCGCAAGCGCACCGCCCGATTCTGCTGTGTGATCGCGATTGCGTGGGTCGACGGTTCGGTGGAGACGGTGGAGGGGGTCGCCGAGGGGAGAATTGCCGAAGATGTGACCGGCCGCGAGGGGTTTGGATACGATCCCGTGTTTTACTATCCGCCGGCCAAGAAGCGGTTCGCCGAAATGACGCTCGACGAGAAAAACCTCGTCAGTCATCGCGGCATTGCGCTGGAGAAAGCACGCGACCTGTTGATCGAGCGTCTCAACGAGAACCTTCCCGACGACATCTACGAACTCTGA
- the ybgF gene encoding tol-pal system protein YbgF: MPRTAVVLTAVLLVGLLFSSCATKRDVEEIKDQLTRIESQNRTNANIVERVDSLIATSTASNNALRSDVRLSMAELQQQISTLLENYNQLVNELNQMRRQLESRGVLRGSVGDATHTGPTNAAPGTPPPPPVTTLYNCDSTYDETFLLVRAEQYDRAIDGFRNFLAECGTHSNVSDAYFWIGECYYRQERYDRAVPEFEHLVATYPKSSKLVSAMYKIGRAKQELGRKDEARTLFQKIVSDYPESPEAPQAKDRLKEL, encoded by the coding sequence ATGCCAAGAACCGCCGTCGTCCTGACGGCGGTTCTTCTTGTCGGCCTGCTGTTCTCCTCGTGCGCAACCAAGCGCGACGTCGAAGAAATCAAAGACCAGTTGACGCGGATCGAGTCCCAGAATCGCACCAACGCCAATATCGTCGAGCGCGTGGACTCACTGATCGCGACGTCGACCGCATCCAACAACGCGCTTCGCTCCGACGTGCGCCTTTCGATGGCCGAGCTGCAGCAGCAGATTTCGACCCTGCTGGAAAATTACAACCAGCTGGTCAACGAGTTGAACCAGATGCGGCGGCAACTCGAGTCACGCGGGGTGCTGAGAGGATCGGTCGGCGATGCGACCCACACCGGCCCGACCAACGCCGCTCCGGGCACGCCGCCTCCGCCGCCGGTGACAACTCTGTACAACTGCGACTCGACCTACGATGAGACATTCCTGCTTGTCCGGGCCGAGCAGTACGACCGTGCAATCGACGGCTTCAGGAACTTCCTGGCCGAGTGCGGCACGCACAGCAACGTATCCGATGCCTATTTCTGGATCGGCGAATGCTACTACCGGCAGGAACGATATGATCGGGCCGTGCCGGAATTCGAACACCTCGTGGCGACCTATCCGAAGTCATCCAAGCTGGTCTCGGCCATGTACAAGATCGGACGCGCCAAGCAGGAACTCGGACGGAAGGATGAGGCGCGTACCCTGTTTCAGAAGATCGTCAGCGACTATCCCGAGTCTCCTGAAGCGCCACAAGCGAAGGACCGTCTCAAGGAGTTATAA
- a CDS encoding N-acetylmuramoyl-L-alanine amidase, which yields MTPFVTRLLSLLMVMALSAGPAFARDVKVSISGGYEKVEAIENNRIIYVSLSQLSEILGGSLDWEMIGHRVIYTQNDVAFTLIIGAPYFRMADSLFNLTYPVDFRDGQVYVPAMTFIPFLDRVVAQNVSWNSDNETIRVDSDYFNVTDLGISPKANGLLIEIFLSNALAYELFVTEGNWVNVSIRDARLNRARIESRRDSRYMYDLKTHQVENTGQVSFRLRRGIGTLNHKLVYNPPRIQISIADTDFEFDTTPKPAVGPDDKIDVIVIDAGHGGKDYGAVGADGTREKDVVLDIARELAKQIRKEKEFKVIMTRDRDKYVSLDERAKIANEAGADLFISIHANASPKKNVRGWNVFFLAPAKNDSARAVEQFENSFFLRELADSQDRDHDESFSPGLDPISDILNQMIMTEFQVESHDFAMMVDRELRRRLKSPARGVDQAGFFVLNKVYTPSILVEAAFISNKTEEKLLRDGDFHKDVADGIYQAIKRFKAKYELAAKQ from the coding sequence ATGACTCCTTTCGTGACGCGGTTGTTGTCGTTGCTGATGGTCATGGCGCTGTCGGCCGGTCCGGCGTTCGCGCGGGACGTCAAAGTCTCCATTTCGGGCGGCTATGAAAAGGTGGAGGCGATCGAAAACAACCGGATCATTTATGTCTCGCTGTCGCAGCTGTCGGAGATACTGGGCGGGTCGCTCGACTGGGAGATGATCGGCCATCGCGTGATCTACACGCAGAACGACGTAGCGTTCACGCTGATAATCGGCGCGCCGTACTTTCGGATGGCCGACAGCCTGTTCAACCTGACCTACCCGGTGGACTTTCGCGACGGGCAGGTGTACGTGCCGGCGATGACGTTTATTCCGTTCCTGGACCGAGTCGTGGCGCAAAACGTGTCGTGGAACTCCGACAACGAGACGATACGAGTCGACTCCGACTATTTCAACGTGACCGATCTCGGGATCAGTCCGAAAGCCAACGGCTTGTTGATCGAGATTTTTTTGTCCAATGCCCTTGCGTACGAGCTGTTTGTCACCGAAGGGAACTGGGTGAACGTGTCGATCCGCGACGCGCGGCTCAACCGCGCGAGGATCGAGTCGCGACGCGACAGCCGGTACATGTACGATCTCAAGACGCACCAGGTGGAAAACACGGGGCAGGTGTCGTTCCGGCTTCGCCGGGGGATCGGCACGCTGAACCACAAGCTGGTCTATAATCCGCCGCGCATCCAGATTTCGATCGCCGATACCGATTTCGAATTCGATACGACGCCGAAACCGGCGGTGGGGCCGGACGACAAGATCGACGTGATCGTTATCGACGCCGGTCACGGCGGCAAGGACTACGGGGCGGTCGGGGCGGACGGCACCCGCGAGAAGGATGTGGTGCTCGATATTGCGCGGGAGCTGGCCAAGCAGATCCGCAAGGAGAAAGAGTTCAAGGTCATCATGACGCGGGACCGGGACAAATATGTGTCGCTGGACGAGCGGGCGAAAATCGCCAACGAGGCGGGAGCGGATTTGTTCATTTCGATTCACGCGAACGCGTCGCCGAAAAAAAATGTCCGGGGCTGGAACGTCTTTTTCCTCGCGCCCGCCAAAAACGACTCGGCGCGGGCGGTCGAGCAGTTCGAGAACTCGTTTTTCCTTCGGGAACTGGCCGACTCGCAGGACCGCGATCACGACGAGTCGTTTTCGCCGGGGCTCGATCCGATCAGCGATATACTCAACCAGATGATCATGACCGAATTCCAGGTCGAGTCGCATGATTTTGCCATGATGGTCGACCGGGAGCTTCGCCGTCGCCTCAAAAGCCCGGCGCGCGGCGTGGACCAGGCGGGGTTTTTCGTGCTCAATAAAGTGTATACGCCGTCCATCCTGGTCGAGGCGGCTTTTATCTCGAACAAGACCGAGGAGAAGCTGCTCCGCGACGGCGATTTCCACAAGGACGTTGCGGACGGCATCTACCAGGCAATCAAACGCTTCAAGGCCAAGTACGAGCTGGCCGCAAAGCAATAA
- a CDS encoding TonB family protein encodes MRKAASIRTDLSSKDITLSVILHVMIVASTFLPVTFASRPDTLGNVISVRLISAPPLPVQPDAPPQPIKPLTIPKAMEAEPEVIPIDDPVTAKPVKIPETKPAPVKKPEQKKPDKTQKNLDAVTGDTRRAGTADGSTDVEVSASGSPFAGARVDNASFDYPYWFDLAFTQIANNFQNPINTDAKLVCVVYFQVIRSGRVLEIKVQTPSGVPAFDDACVAAIERSKPFTPLPREFRDEIIGITVPFTNR; translated from the coding sequence GTGCGAAAAGCAGCCTCCATACGCACCGACCTCTCCTCGAAAGACATCACGCTGTCGGTGATCCTGCACGTGATGATCGTCGCATCGACGTTTCTTCCCGTGACCTTCGCCTCGCGGCCCGACACGCTCGGCAACGTCATCTCCGTCAGACTGATCTCCGCGCCGCCGCTGCCGGTCCAGCCCGACGCCCCGCCGCAGCCGATCAAGCCGCTGACGATTCCCAAAGCGATGGAAGCGGAACCGGAAGTAATTCCGATCGATGACCCGGTCACGGCCAAGCCGGTGAAAATCCCGGAGACGAAGCCCGCGCCCGTCAAAAAGCCGGAACAGAAAAAACCCGACAAGACACAGAAAAACCTCGACGCCGTGACCGGCGATACGCGCCGCGCGGGCACGGCCGACGGCTCTACCGATGTCGAAGTGAGCGCCTCCGGATCGCCGTTCGCCGGCGCTCGCGTCGACAACGCCTCGTTCGACTATCCGTACTGGTTTGACCTGGCGTTCACACAGATAGCGAACAATTTCCAGAACCCGATCAATACCGACGCCAAGCTCGTGTGCGTGGTCTATTTTCAGGTTATTCGCTCCGGCCGGGTGCTCGAAATCAAAGTGCAGACGCCCAGCGGCGTCCCGGCCTTTGATGACGCCTGCGTCGCGGCGATCGAGCGCTCCAAACCGTTCACCCCGCTCCCGAGGGAATTCCGCGACGAAATCATCGGGATTACCGTACCGTTTACGAACAGGTAA
- the ligA gene encoding NAD-dependent DNA ligase LigA, whose amino-acid sequence MASPDKKLRDELARLRAQIHEHNRRYYVEDNPSISDAEYDRLFDRLLEIESQYPELVTPDSPSQRVGAQPSQKFEPVEHRVPMLSLQKVTSREQFEDFNRRVTEGLERTDDIEYVTEPKLDGLAVELVYKNGVFVLGSTRGDGATGENITPNLRTIHSIPLRLSDAAARRYPLLEVRGEVILRLSDFHRINEKLCAEDKPPLANPRNGAAGSLRQLNPRITASRPLLFYAYGISDWRLDGLRSQRDVFAFLADEGFRVNDLVAYPKGVDAVERVFEQLTDRRRTLDYEIDGMVIKVNDFADQETLGQISRAPRWAVAWKFAAELAETVLNDVEFSVGRTGQVTPVAKLEPVRVAGVTVSNASMHNEDEVNALDARIGDTVVIRRAGDVIPEVVEVVREKRPKNARPIIFPKNCPSCGSELVRPEGEAAWRCLNLACPAQVEGRLIHFASKGGFDIEGLGDKLARQLILAGLVKDPADLFYLTKEQLLPLDLMAEKRAANLIAAIDHSRSADLPRVVYALGIFGVGEAAARLLAAQYGTIEKLADATAENLVSIPGIGPVIAATVHEFFAHEDTRRMLAKMRDGGVVFPEHKSVRSGGPLAGKTFVITGTLSRPRSHFKNVIEQNGGIVTGSVSQNTDYLLCGADPGSKLDKAKKLGTTVLDEDAFEKLLK is encoded by the coding sequence ATGGCATCCCCCGACAAGAAACTGCGCGATGAACTCGCACGACTGCGCGCCCAAATCCACGAACACAACCGACGCTACTATGTCGAGGATAACCCGAGTATCTCCGACGCCGAGTACGACCGGCTGTTCGACCGGCTGCTCGAAATCGAGTCGCAATACCCGGAACTGGTAACGCCCGACAGCCCGTCTCAGCGGGTGGGCGCCCAGCCGTCGCAGAAATTCGAACCGGTCGAACACCGGGTGCCCATGCTGTCCCTCCAGAAAGTGACCAGCCGGGAGCAATTCGAGGATTTCAACCGTCGAGTGACCGAGGGTCTGGAACGGACGGATGACATCGAGTACGTCACCGAGCCCAAGCTGGACGGTCTTGCCGTGGAACTGGTCTACAAAAACGGCGTGTTCGTACTCGGCTCGACCCGGGGTGACGGCGCCACGGGTGAGAATATCACCCCCAACCTCCGCACGATCCACAGCATCCCGCTGCGGTTATCCGATGCGGCCGCCAGACGGTATCCCCTCCTGGAGGTGCGCGGCGAAGTCATCCTGCGGCTGTCCGATTTCCATCGTATCAACGAGAAGCTTTGCGCCGAAGACAAACCGCCGCTCGCTAATCCACGCAACGGCGCGGCGGGCTCCCTCAGACAGCTCAATCCCAGAATCACGGCGTCACGGCCGTTGTTGTTTTATGCGTACGGCATTTCCGACTGGCGTCTCGATGGTTTGCGGTCACAGCGCGACGTGTTTGCGTTCCTGGCCGACGAGGGATTCCGTGTGAATGATTTGGTCGCCTACCCGAAAGGTGTCGATGCGGTTGAACGAGTATTCGAACAACTCACCGACCGGCGCCGCACGCTGGATTACGAGATCGACGGCATGGTGATCAAGGTGAATGATTTCGCCGATCAGGAAACGCTCGGACAGATTTCACGCGCGCCGCGATGGGCCGTCGCATGGAAATTCGCCGCCGAACTTGCCGAAACCGTGCTCAACGATGTCGAGTTTTCCGTCGGCCGCACCGGGCAGGTAACGCCGGTCGCCAAGCTGGAACCGGTGCGGGTGGCGGGGGTCACCGTGTCGAACGCCTCCATGCATAATGAGGACGAGGTGAATGCGCTCGACGCCCGGATCGGCGACACGGTGGTCATTCGCCGTGCCGGCGATGTCATCCCCGAGGTGGTCGAAGTCGTTCGCGAAAAACGCCCCAAAAACGCCCGGCCCATCATATTCCCGAAAAACTGCCCGTCGTGCGGTTCCGAGCTTGTCCGCCCCGAAGGCGAAGCGGCGTGGCGATGCCTCAACCTCGCCTGCCCGGCGCAGGTCGAAGGCAGGCTGATTCACTTTGCATCGAAAGGCGGCTTTGATATCGAGGGCCTCGGCGACAAACTCGCCCGCCAGCTGATTCTCGCCGGGCTGGTGAAAGACCCTGCCGACCTGTTCTACCTCACCAAAGAACAACTGCTGCCGCTTGACCTGATGGCCGAGAAACGCGCCGCCAACCTGATCGCCGCAATAGACCATTCCCGCAGCGCGGACCTGCCCCGCGTGGTCTATGCCCTCGGCATCTTCGGTGTCGGTGAGGCCGCCGCCCGACTGCTCGCGGCGCAGTACGGGACGATCGAAAAACTCGCCGATGCTACAGCTGAAAACCTCGTCTCCATTCCCGGCATCGGTCCGGTCATCGCCGCCACGGTCCACGAGTTTTTTGCCCACGAGGATACCCGCAGAATGCTTGCAAAGATGCGCGATGGCGGCGTCGTGTTCCCTGAGCACAAAAGCGTTCGTTCCGGCGGGCCGCTCGCCGGCAAGACCTTCGTCATCACCGGGACCCTCTCCCGCCCCCGCTCCCACTTCAAAAACGTGATCGAGCAAAACGGCGGCATCGTCACCGGCTCGGTCTCCCAGAATACCGACTATCTCCTGTGCGGGGCCGACCCCGGCTCCAAACTCGACAAGGCGAAAAAACTCGGGACCACCGTCCTCGACGAGGACGCTTTCGAAAAGCTGCTGAAGTGA